One Triticum dicoccoides isolate Atlit2015 ecotype Zavitan chromosome 5B, WEW_v2.0, whole genome shotgun sequence genomic window carries:
- the LOC119311336 gene encoding receptor-like protein EIX2, producing MQLLVVSFFREVLVGWPKQSHRILLPFFRYKYWLTGLPKPQNNNPLPKPRHPPSMDAAAVSCWLLLVLATRPTTAASSSVYAQEAGSGCFTDERDALLSFRAGIRKDPQGLLASWSGQDCCLWGGVRCSNTTGHVVELNLRNSFFLDDLFAPVFSNNSHGMRGEISSSLLVLRHLEHLDLSGNYLGGVGVPIPRFLGSLPSLVYLNLSSMDFDGKVPPQLGNLSRLLYLDLNNIWNPNVHYADDNILHAEDISWLPRLPSLRFLDMSGVNLTAVGNWVQVLSMLSNLRALRLSECYLIFPHTPILHSNLTSLEMLDLTENGVDTLNPTYWFWDVGTIRHLDLTNNIISEPFLDAMGNMTSLEVLKLGGNYLTGVRTEMLNNLCNLRVLTLWSNPINQDISEVLKGLPQCAWSKIELLDLSCTNISGEIPKWINQWTNLSILQLSSNRLVGSIPIEIGMLSKLNQLYLDGNQLNGSISEEHFASSVNLEELDLSYNSLHMMINSHWIPPFKLHLAYFPRSEVGPQFPLWLKGQSNITNLDISDASIVDHLPDWFWTVFSNVQYLNISCNQISGRLPRTLEFMPSALIFDLNSNNLTGTLPHLPRHLIELDISRNSLSGPLPQQFWAPSLMDLLLSENSINGTIPPYICQLQLLQVLDLAKNCLVGQFPLCPEVSEGRFIKAIILNENNLSGEFPSFLQSCPELILLDLANNKFDGELPTWIAKKLPDLSYLRLRHNVFSGSIPIEVTHLGYLQYLDLADNRISGSIPHTLGNLKAMVEDQTQSQGNPLTWSYERPANPDTYAGAKYDDSLEVVMKGQYLDYTSNIIYMVGLDLSCNNLVGDIPAEITSLVNLKNLNISYNRLSGKIPENIGFLGSLESLDLSCNELSGEMPSGFSDMTMLSKMNLSYNNLSGRIPTGNQLQTLIDPNSSYIGNKYLCGPPLSRNCSGPKVFGGDLDKHQVEARFFYLGLAAGFILGLWVVFVLFLFCKSRVTCFQLFDKLARAIQAFMA from the coding sequence ATGCAATTACTAGTAGTATCTTTCTTCAGAGAAGTACTGGTTGGCTGGCCTAAGCAAAGCCACAGAATCCTACTACCTTTCTTCAGATATAAATACTGGTTGACTGGCTTACCGAAGCCACAGAACAACAACCCCCTTCCCAAACCCAGACATCCTCCATCCATGGATGCAGCTGCAGTCTCCTGTTGGCTCCTGCTTGTGCTAGCCACCAGGCCCAccacggccgcctcctcctctgtctatGCACAAGAAGCCGGCAGTGGGTGCTTCACAGATGAGAGGGATGCGCTGCTCTCATTTCGAGCCGGCATCAGAAAAGATCCGCAGGGCCTCCTCGCCTCGTGGAGTGGCCAGGACTGCTGCCTCTGGGGCGGCGTCAGGTGCAGCAACACAACAGGCCATGTTGTCGAGCTCAACCTCCGCAACAGTTTCTTCTTGGATGATCTGTTCGCTCCCGTGTTCTCCAACAACTCTCATGGGATGCGTGGAGAGATAAGTTCTTCCTTGCTTGTTCTGCGTCATTTGGAGCACCTAGATCTCAGTGGGAACTATCTTGGGGGAGTAGGCGTGCCGATACCAAGATTCTTGGGCTCTCTCCCGAGCTTGGTATATCTCAACCTCTCCTCCATGGATTTCGACGGGAAGGTGCCCCCTCAACTTGGCAACCTCTCCAGGTTactatatcttgacctcaacaacaTTTGGAATCCTAATGTGCATTATGCTGATGATAATATATTGCATGCTGAGGATATATCGTGGTTACCACGTCTTCCTTCGCTAAGGTTTCTCGACATGAGTGGTGTGAATCTCACCGCTGTTGGCAACTGGGTTCAAGTGCTTAGCATGCTTTCTAATCTGAGAGCACTTCGTCTTTCTGAATGTTATCTTATCTTTCCACACACACCTATTCTGCATTCTAACCTCACATCACTTGAGATGCTTGATCTAACAGAAAACGGGGTTGACACCTTGAATCCAACCTACTGGTTCTGGGATGTTGGCACCATCAGGCATCTTGATCTCACGAATAACATAATTTCTGAACCTTTTCTGGATGCAATGGGAAATATGACCTCCCTTGAGGTACTTAAACTTGGAGGCAATTACCTCACAGGTGTAAGAACCGAAATGCTGAACAATCTGTGCAATTTGAGAGTGCTAACACTGTGGTCAAATCCGATCAACCAAGACATTTCAGAAGTTTTGAAGGGGTTGCCTCAGTGCGCATGGAGTAAGATAGAGTTGCTAGATCTATCTTGTACCAATATCAGTGGGGAAATTCCAAAGTGGATTAACCAATGGACTAATTTGAGCATTCTTCAACTCTCTTCAAATAGGCTTGTAGGATCAATACCTATTGAAATTGGTATGCTCAGCAAACTCAACCAGTTGTATCTCGATGGTAATCAGTTAAATGGCTCTATATCGGAGGAACATTTCGCCAGTTCAGTGAATTTGGAGGAACTGGACTTGTCTTACAACTCCCTACACATGATGATCAACTCGCACTGGATTCCTCCCTTTAAACTGCATCTGGCTTATTTCCCTCGGAGCGAAGTTGGACCTCAGTTTCCTTTGTGGCTTAAAGGGCAGAGCAACATTACTAATCTTGACATTTCTGATGCAAGCATAGTTGATCATCTCCCGGATTGGTTTTGGACTGTATTTTCAAATGTTCAATATTTGAACATCTCTTGTAATCAGATCAGTGGCAGGTTACCAAGGACACTTGAATTTATGCCTTCTGCTCTAATATTTGACCTCAACTCCAATAACCTCACTGGTACTCTACCGCACCTACCAAGGCATTTGATAGAGCTTGACATTTCCAGAAACTCTTTATCAGGTCCACTACCGCAACAATTTTGGGCTCCATCCCTCATGGATTTATTGCTTTCTGAGAATAGTATCAATGGCACTATACCACCATATATTTGTCAGTTGCAGTTACTGCAAGTTCTGGACCTCGCAAAGAACTGTCTTGTAGGACAATTTCCCCTCTGTCCAGAGGTATCCGAAGGAAGATTCATTAAAGCTATAATTTTAAATGAAAACAACCTTTCTGGTGAATTCCCTTCATTCTTACAGAGCTGCCCAGAGTTGATTCTACTTGATCTTGCCAATAACAAATTTGATGGAGAGTTACCAACATGGATAGCCAAGAAATTGCCAGATTTGTCTTATCTCCGGCTGCGGCATAATGTGTTTTCTGGTTCTATTCCAATTGAGGTCACACACCTTGGATACCTGCAATACTTGGACCTTGCAGATAACAGAATATCAGGATCAATACCTCATACATTGGGTAACTTGAAAGCTATGGTTGAGGATCAGACACAATCACAAGGTAACCCTTTAACGTGGAGCTACGAAAGGCCAGCAAACCCTGACACGTACGCTGGAGCAAAATATGATGATAGCTTAGAAGTGGTAATGAAAGGTCAATACCTTGATTACACTAGCAACATCATTTATATGGTTGGTCTTGACTTGTCCTGCAACAATTTAGTTGGAGATATTCCAGCTGAAATAACATCTCTAGTTAATCTGAAGAACCTGAACATCTCCTATAATCGGTTGTCCGGTAAGATCCCAGAGAATATTGGCTTTCTTGGATCATTGGAGTCTCTCGACCTGTCATGCAATGAACTCTCTGGAGAAATGCCTTCTGGTTTCTCAGACATGACAATGTTAAGCAAGATGAACCTGTCATACAATAATCTATCAGGAAGAATTCCCACCGGGAATCAGCTCCAGACGCTCATTGATCCAAATTCATCGTACATCGGCAACAAATACCTTTGTGGGCCTCCTCTTTCGAGGAACTGTTCAGGGCCTAAGGTATTTGGAGGGGATCTTGACAAGCATCAAGTAGAGGCGAGGTTTTTCTATCTTGGCCTGGCTGCAGGATTTATCCTTGGTCTTTGGGTGGTCTTTGTTCTCTTTTTATTTTGTAAGAGCAGAGTTACTTGTTTCCAACTGTTTGACAAGCTAGCGCGTGCTATACAAGCATTCATGGCCTGA
- the LOC119305989 gene encoding uncharacterized protein LOC119305989, translating to MAAIGAFFSGQVNRVKDVASQQQALARRQSASGQDFPGSGHRPADRKTWMAELGPERLRVHQVVWPGTHNSATAEIGVPFVTRPFAQCQSLSVYDQLATGCRLLDVRVQKDRRVCHGPLVASYTVDVVIDDVRRFLAETVAEVVVLEVRTEFGHEDPPEFAKYLVERLGEHLIPQDDAVFRKTIAELLPRRVICVWKPRNSPAPARGGPLWSGGYLRDNWINTDLPEKKFDGNLASLAQQPDPAAARRYLYRVENTLTPQTDNPVLLVEPVTRRIHRFARFFIAQAFARGLGGKLQVFSTDFIDGDFVDACAGVTKARVDGTA from the coding sequence ATGGCCGCCATAGGCGCCTTCTTCTCGGGGCAGGTCAACCGCGTCAAGGACGTGGCGAGCCAGCAGCAGGCGCTGGCCAGGCGCCAGTCGGCCTCGGGCCAGGACTTCCCGGGGTCGGGGCACCGCCCGGCCGACCGCAAGACGTGGATGGCGGAGCTCGGGCCGGAGCGGCTGCGCGTGCACCAGGTGGTGTGGCCGGGCACCCACAACTCCGCCACCGCCGAGATCGGCGTCCCCTTCGTCACCCGCCCCTTCGCGCAGTGCCAGTCGCTCTCCGTCTACGACCAGCTCGCCACCGGCTGCCGCCTCCTCGACGTCCGCGTGCAGAAGGACCGCCGCGTCTGCCACGGCCCGCTCGTGGCGAGCTACACCGTCGACGTCGTCATCGACGACGTGCGGCGGTTCCTGGCCGAGACCGTGGCCGAGGTGGTCGTCCTCGAGGTGCGCACCGAGTTCGGCCACGAGGACCCGCCGGAGTTCGCCAAGTACCTCGTGgagcggctgggcgagcacctgatCCCGCAGGACGACGCCGTGTTCCGCAAGACCATAGCCGAGCTGCTCCCCAGGCGGGTGATCTGCGTGTGGAAGCCGCGCaactcgccggcgccggcgcgcggcGGGCCGCTCTGGAGCGGCGGGTACCTGAGGGACAACTGGATCAACACGGACCTGCCGGAGAAGAAGTTCGACGGCAACCTCGCGTCCCTCGCGCAGCAGCCCGACCCGGCGGCCGCCCGGAGGTACCTGTACCGGGTGGAGAACACGCTGACGCCACAGACCGACAACCCGGTCCTGCTCGTCGAGCCGGTGACGCGGCGCATCCACCGCTTCGCGCGCTTCTTCATCGCCCAGGCCTTCGCCAGGGGCCTCGGCGGCAAGCTGCAGGTCTTCTCCACCGACTTCATCGACGGCGACTTCGTGGACGCCTGCGCCGGCGTCACCAAGGCCCGCGTCGACGGCACCGCGTGA